The Fusarium falciforme chromosome 4, complete sequence genomic interval AGAACACTGCCACTGACGTGGACAACATTGAAAGGgatcttcatcttgaaccAGACAAAGAGTGAGGCCGTATCAGACAGTTTGGCCGTTCAATTGCTGAGCGAGAACTCAAGTCAAGAAGCTCTTGATGTTGACGCCCCATGTGAAAAAAAGATACATGCACAATGTACCTCAACCTGCATCCAGCCCCACAACCGCCCAAAGAGGACTAGCCCCATCAAGCCCTAGCGACCACCCGCACACATTTTCTCGCGCGCCGCCAAAATGTGATTTTCTGCTTCATCACAACTTCCAACCACCAAAAAACCAACCACGATACCCCAAACTTGCCCTTAAACAACCTGCCTTCATAACTAAGAAGATATGGGGGGCAAGACGAACAAGGCCGGCTACttcgacaagctcaagggctTGCTCGAGGAATatgcctccatcttcatcgttgAGATTGACAATGTCAGCTCTCAGCAGATGCACGAGATCCGTCTGGCTCTCCGGAACAAGGGTGTTGTCCTGATGGGCAAGAACACCATGGTACGGCACCGCGCGACGCGAattgatttttttttttttgagaTGGTCATGCTAATGCTTCATTGACAGGTCCGCCGAGCCCTGAAGACCTTCGTCACCGACTCCCCCGAGTACGAGCGTCTCCTCCCCCACGTCAAGGGCAACGTCGGTTTTGTCTTCACCAACGGTGACCTCAAGGAGATCCGAGACATCATCCTCTCCAACAAGGTCGCCGCCCCTGCCCGTGCTGGTGCCATCGCCCCCATCGATGTCTGGGTCCCCGCTGGCAACACTGGTATGGAACCCGGCAagacctccttcttccaggcCCTCGGTGTCCCCACCAAGATTGCCCGTGGTACCATTGAAATCACCACCGATctcaagctcgtcgaggCTCAGTCCAAGGTCGGCCCCTCCGAGGCCACCCTCCTCAACATGCTCAACATCTCCCCCTTCACCTACGGTATGGGTATCTCTCAGGTCTACGACCAGGGCCAGACCTTCCCTCCCAGCGTTCTCGACATTGGTGAGGAGCAGCTCCTCAAGACTCTGGCTtctgccatcaccaccattgCCACCATCTCGCTGGCTCTGAACTTCCCCACCCTGCCCTCGGTCATGCACTCCCTCGTCAACAGCTACAAGAAGGTTCTCGCTGTTGCCGTCTCCACCGAGTACAGCTGGCCCGAGAttgagcagctcaaggaccGCATCGCCAACCCTGACGCCTACGCCTCTGCCGCCCCCGTTGCCGCTGCCGACTCGggtgctgccgctgctgaggagaagaaggaggagtctgaggaggaggaggaggaggatgagggctTCGGTGGTCTCTTGTATGTGCCCCTCACAGCTCACGACCGAAGCACGATTGCTAACAATTTCGCAGTGACTAAATGTAGCCACATCATGATGATGTACGGCCGGAATTCAGGACTTTGGTTGGGATTACGACTCATGGATCTTAAAAATGGGGTACATAGATCGTCTGCTGGTCAATTGAACCTGTCGGGACGGTTACGAAACGAACATGGAAGTCCGCCCTCATGATGTGACAACCTAGCATCTCGGATATGAAACATGCACCACGTTACCGATGGAGTGGTTTTGCCCAAAAGGTTAGTCAACAGCCCCACGCGTTTCCTTCACTTATACCCCCTCCCGGATGATTATACAAATGATCAAGAGCTTTTTAACCCTGACATCTCGTGATGACACACATCAACACCTTATGACGGACGTTTCTAAAATCATGTGTTTTGACAACTACTTTTGAGGGGTATCATGGCTAACAGTCAAGCATTACAGGTCTCCGCGTTTTTGCCTTTGCCCTTCATCTTACATGGTGTGATGCCCGTATCATTTCCCTATTTAAATACCCTCCAATCATCCCGTCCCGGCCTGTCCCGTATGCTGCCCTACCCCAGCCGGCTCTGTGGGATGATCTAGTATTCTCCGAGCCGTATCTATCGCCCGGCCCGGGAGACCTGCCAGTCTCGCGACCTTGAGCGCGTGGC includes:
- a CDS encoding 60S acidic ribosomal protein P0; this encodes MGGKTNKAGYFDKLKGLLEEYASIFIVEIDNVSSQQMHEIRLALRNKGVVLMGKNTMVRRALKTFVTDSPEYERLLPHVKGNVGFVFTNGDLKEIRDIILSNKVAAPARAGAIAPIDVWVPAGNTGMEPGKTSFFQALGVPTKIARGTIEITTDLKLVEAQSKVGPSEATLLNMLNISPFTYGMGISQVYDQGQTFPPSVLDIGEEQLLKTLASAITTIATISLALNFPTLPSVMHSLVNSYKKVLAVAVSTEYSWPEIEQLKDRIANPDAYASAAPVAAADSGAAAAEEKKEESEEEEEEDEGFGGLFD